In Hirundo rustica isolate bHirRus1 chromosome 4, bHirRus1.pri.v3, whole genome shotgun sequence, a genomic segment contains:
- the TMEM52B gene encoding transmembrane protein 52B isoform X1 gives MHNSDMICFVVASFLWFPQVRGEEGCLNTELCSGTAWDRLWYIWLVLVIGGLLLLCGLVSVCVRCCFQCHQRGDESGPQPYEVTVIAFDHDSTLQSTITSLHSVFGPAARRILAVAHSQNAAQGTPPLSASDTPPVYEEALHMSRFTVAKAGQKVPDLDPVPEEKPQPPAEGKDAHPGH, from the exons ATGCATAACTCAGACATGATCTGCTTTGTTGTAGCGAGTTTCTTATGG tTCCCCCAAGTGAGAGGTGAGGAAGGCTGCCTCAACACTGAACT CTGTTCAGGTACAGCATGGGACCGTCTGTGGTATATCTG GCTGGTGCTGGTGATCGGggggctcctgctcctgtgtggCCTGGTCTCCGTCTGCGTGAGGTGCTGCTTCCAGTGCCATCAGAGAGGGGACGAGTCGGGCCCCCAGCCCTACGAGGTCACCGTCATTGCGTTTGACCATGACAGCACCCTCCAGAGCACCATCACCT CTCTCCACTCGGTGTTTGGGCCTGCTGCCAGGAGAATATTAGCAGTGGCACACTCCCAAAACGCTGCCCAGGGAACACCTCCCCTCTCCGCCTCGGACACCCCTCCAGTGTACGAAGAAGCTCTGCACATGAGCAGGTTCACAGTCGCCAAGGCGGGACAGAAGGTGCCAGACCTGGATCCGGTGCCCGAGGAAAAGCCGCAGCCGCCGGCCGAGGGCAAAGATGCCCATCCAGGACACTGA
- the TMEM52B gene encoding transmembrane protein 52B isoform X2, whose product MGKEEEVFLFPQVRGEEGCLNTELCSGTAWDRLWYIWLVLVIGGLLLLCGLVSVCVRCCFQCHQRGDESGPQPYEVTVIAFDHDSTLQSTITSLHSVFGPAARRILAVAHSQNAAQGTPPLSASDTPPVYEEALHMSRFTVAKAGQKVPDLDPVPEEKPQPPAEGKDAHPGH is encoded by the exons tTCCCCCAAGTGAGAGGTGAGGAAGGCTGCCTCAACACTGAACT CTGTTCAGGTACAGCATGGGACCGTCTGTGGTATATCTG GCTGGTGCTGGTGATCGGggggctcctgctcctgtgtggCCTGGTCTCCGTCTGCGTGAGGTGCTGCTTCCAGTGCCATCAGAGAGGGGACGAGTCGGGCCCCCAGCCCTACGAGGTCACCGTCATTGCGTTTGACCATGACAGCACCCTCCAGAGCACCATCACCT CTCTCCACTCGGTGTTTGGGCCTGCTGCCAGGAGAATATTAGCAGTGGCACACTCCCAAAACGCTGCCCAGGGAACACCTCCCCTCTCCGCCTCGGACACCCCTCCAGTGTACGAAGAAGCTCTGCACATGAGCAGGTTCACAGTCGCCAAGGCGGGACAGAAGGTGCCAGACCTGGATCCGGTGCCCGAGGAAAAGCCGCAGCCGCCGGCCGAGGGCAAAGATGCCCATCCAGGACACTGA
- the GABARAPL1 gene encoding gamma-aminobutyric acid receptor-associated protein-like 1 → MKFQYKEDHPFEYRKKEGEKIRKKYPDRVPVIVEKAPKARVPDLDKRKYLVPSDLTVGQFYFLIRKRIHLRPEDALFFFVNNTIPPTSATMGQLYEDNHEEDYFLYVAYSDESVYGNVVN, encoded by the exons ATGAAGTTCCAGTACAAGGAAGACCACCCGTTCGagtacaggaaaaaagaaggggagaagATTCGGAAGAAATACCCCGACAGAGTCCCC GTAATTGTGGAAAAAGCACCCAAAGCCAGAGTACCTGACTTAGACAAAAGAAAGTATCTTGTGCCTTCCGACCTCACAG TTGGTCAATTCTACTTCTTAATCCGAAAGCGGATCCACCTGAGGCCAGAAGATGCTTTGTTCTTCTTCGTCAATAACACCATCCCTCCCACCAGTGCTACCATGGGCCAGCTCTATGAG GATAACCACGAGGAGGACTATTTTCTCTATGTGGCCTACAGCGATGAGAGCGTCTATGGCAA tgTAGTCAACTGA
- the LOC120752193 gene encoding killer cell lectin-like receptor subfamily G member 1: MIPKCSVQSSADPQGNPDPGPGFVADGTSKCQVKQGKEKQHLKACERDKNERVYQNVKYRTAERQRRRQRTEGNRDTKNKGCPVFSTTCWIIAVILGILFLALLGITGHLITKGCPCPCCPEQWVAYRGSCYSISKEEKDWNSSQESCWAQGAHLLVISNTSEMDFFQVLHNKFHWIGLQRGTDGDWVWGDGSKLSNQKIKSNSQVQKCGVLMNGAIHASSCEVPAPWICEKSAQWPLWTLS, translated from the exons ATGATTCCGAAGTGCTCTGTGCAAAGCTCAGCTGACCCTCAGGGAAATCCAGATCCAGGTCCAGGCTTTGTGGCAGATGGGACTTCTAAATGCCAAGTAAAACAAGGTAAAGAAAAGCAACACTTAAAAGCATGTGAGAGGGACAAAAATGAGCGCGTCTATCAGAATGTGAAATACAGAACTGCCGAGAGACAGAGGAGAAGGCAAAGAACAGAGGGGAACAGGGACACCAAGAACAAAG gTTGTCCTGTTTTTTCTACTACCTGCTGGATTATTGCAGTGATTCTAGGGATCCTCTTCTTGGCATTGCTGGGAATAACAGGGCATCTTATTACCAAGG GCTGTCCATGTCCATGCTGCCCTGAGCAGTGGGTGGCCTACAGGGGCAGCTGTTACTCCATCTCCAAGGAGGAGAAAGACTGGAATTCCAGCCAGGAATCCTGCTGGGCGCAGGGAGCTCATCTCCTGGTGATCAGCAATACCAGTGAAATG GACTTCTTCCAGGTACTACACAACAAGTTCCACTGGATTGGTTTGCAGAGGGGCACTGATGGGGACTGGGTCTGGGGAGATGGCTCAAAACTGAGTAACCAAAA GATCAAGTCCAACAGCCAGGTACAGAAATGTGGTGTTCTGATGAATGGTGCCATCCATGCTTCCAGCTGTGAAGTCCCTGCCCCATGGATCTGTGAGAAATCTGCTCAGTGGCCTCTGTGGACCTTGTCTTAG